The genomic window GCGGGAGCACACGGCGGAGGGTGCTCTCCGCGGTCGCCGCGCGTCCCGCTTGCCACGCCACGGTACCTAACGAAAGTTCGGTCGCGGCGATGTCGGTAGCGCCCGGCGCCAGCACCCGTCGGCGGATCGCCAGCGCCTCGTTGTACAACTGTTCCGCGGCGGGATAGTCGCCGAGATCGGCCCAGGCTCGGCCAAGGAGATGTAGCAGGCGTGCCTGGAGGAGTGGCTGTGCGGCGAGGTCGCGGCGGACCTGGGTGGCACCCTCCACCATGAAGGTCGCGCGCGCGCAACGTGTCCCGTCGCTCAACGCCCGCGGCAGAGGGACTCGGTGAACGAAACAGGGTTTCCATGAAGCCGGACACCTGCAGGGCCGCGTCACGCTCAAGGGCAATCGCGGCGGCCTGTGCGCGACTGACGCGCGCCGCGCGCACGGACACCACCACCAGCGAGGCGAGGGCGATGAACAAACCGGCTGCTGCTGCGACCGCGGCCCGATGGCGGCGCACGAAGCGCCGGGCCACGCACGCAAGCGTCTCCGGGTCGCGCCTCGACGGGAAAGCCGTCCAGGTAACGGCGCACATCCGCGGCAAGTTCCGACGCCGACCCGTACCGGCGTTCTGGTTCCTTGCGCACGGCCTTCGCGATGATTGCATCGAGGTCACCCGCGATCGCCGCGGGTGGCACTGGCGATGTGGCAAGGCCGACCGCCCGAAGGCGCGATGCGTCGGCCGCGGCAATACTCGCGGGTAGGGGATCGTCCTCGCACACCGCGTGTGGCAGCGCGGTGGTTGGCGTCAATTGATACGGCCGGCTCCCTGCAAGAAGCTGGTAGAGCAGGACGCCCAGGGCGTAGACATCCGTGGCCGTCGTCACCGCTTCGCCGCGAAACTGCTCCGGGGCCGCATGTTCAGGGGTGAGGAGCAGCAGGTCCCCGGTCTCTGGCGACGTCGCCGACGCATCGAGGACCTTGGCGATCCCGAAGTCGAGCAACCGCACCTTACCGTCCGCGGTGACCAGAATGTTGCTCGGCTTGAGGTCGCGGTGAATCACGAGGTGGCCGTGGGCGGCATGCACGGCCTCACACACCGTGCGGAACAGCGCGAGTCGCTCGCGGAGCCCCAGGGCGTGCTCACGTGCCCACTGCGTGATCGGGATCCCGTCGACGAACTGCATGGCCAGCCACGGCGTGCCGTCGTCGGTCAGGCCGCCGTCGAGCAGCGTCGCAATATTGGGGTGCTGCACGCGGGCGAGGATCTGTCGCTCGCTACGGAAGCGCTGCAGCATGGCGTCAGGTCGCGTCCCGCGCGCATTACCTTCACGGCCGCCTGTTGCTCATACTCGCGCGTCGGCACGGTGGGCGCGGTACACGTCGCCCATCCCTCCGCGCCCAATCAGCTCGTCTATTGCCCAGGGGCCAAGGCGCGAGCCCGTGATGCGGCCGTCGGATGGCAGGTGACCCGAGGGTGTCAGCAGGCGGTCGGGATAGGCGTCACCGCCTGCCGAGTCATGGCCGGCGAGGAGGTCCAGACTTCGCGCTGCAGCGTCGCGTCGCCTCCGCAGAGACGCGGCCACAAAGGCTCCGCGTTCCTCGGCACGAAGCTCCACCGCGCGCACAAAGATGGACTCGACCTGCGCCCAGCGTTCGACCTTGGCTGCACTCATCTTGCGTTCCCCGCCCCGTGTGCTGTAGCTCTTGCCAGGCGCCGCCGTCCCCTGCCTTTCATGTCCGACGACCCCATCTCCCGATCGATGTCCCGGCTGCGCGCCGGGGATTCAGGGCGCTCGACGAGCTCTTCCCCTGATCTATGACGAGCTGAAGGGAATCGCCAGAGCGCACCTGGCGCACGAAGCCACGGGCCACACCCTCGGCCCAACCGGGCTCGTCCATGAGGCGCACCTCCAACTCACGCGGCGCGCCCAGCTCGCCCCAGCCGACCGCGTGCATTTCCTCAACATGGCCGCGCAGGCGATGCGGCGCATCCTCATTGACCATGCGCGCGCCCGCAAGCGACTCAAGCGCGGGTCGGGGATGCAGGTGGAGCTGTTGGAC from Gemmatimonadota bacterium includes these protein-coding regions:
- a CDS encoding serine/threonine protein kinase: MLQRFRSERQILARVQHPNIATLLDGGLTDDGTPWLAMQFVDGIPITQWAREHALGLRERLALFRTVCEAVHAAHGHLVIHRDLKPSNILVTADGKVRLLDFGIAKVLDASATSPETGDLLLLTPEHAAPEQFRGEAVTTATDVYALGVLLYQLLAGSRPYQLTPTTALPHAVCEDDPLPASIAAADASRLRAVGLATSPVPPAAIAGDLDAIIAKAVRKEPERRYGSASELAADVRRYLDGFPVEARPGDACVRGPALRAPPSGRGRSSSRFVHRPRLAGGGVRARGARQSRTGRRDCP